One genomic region from Arthrobacter pigmenti encodes:
- a CDS encoding flagellar FlbD family protein, protein MIVVTRLNDSQFAVNPDLIERIHASPDTTLVLVDGAQFVVRESMEQVIGMIASYRAEIIRLARDLPTGTETPRALGLVPGPGTTTTTAAVPLRPGRQ, encoded by the coding sequence ATGATCGTTGTCACCCGGCTCAATGACAGCCAGTTCGCGGTGAACCCCGACCTCATCGAGAGGATCCACGCCAGCCCGGACACCACGCTGGTACTGGTGGACGGAGCCCAGTTCGTGGTGCGGGAATCAATGGAGCAGGTCATCGGGATGATCGCGTCCTACCGCGCGGAAATCATCCGACTCGCCCGCGACCTCCCCACGGGCACTGAAACCCCGCGCGCACTCGGTCTCGTGCCGGGACCAGGAACGACGACGACGACGGCCGCCGTCCCGCTGCGGCCCGGGAGGCAGTAG